Proteins from a genomic interval of Methanohalophilus levihalophilus:
- a CDS encoding phosphate-starvation-inducible PsiE family protein produces MLVALLLAVLKILASTAIIIIGAIDSSIALINFSTVVFSVLTVFVLIDLIKTFVDYREHERIRLTFLTDATILIVMREIAAGIYAQKIEYEFILSLSVLLMVLGAIRIMATKYPPHDSCSVSDSSE; encoded by the coding sequence TTGTTGGTAGCCCTGCTTTTAGCCGTCCTGAAGATTTTAGCCAGCACAGCCATAATTATTATAGGAGCAATCGACAGCAGTATAGCCCTGATTAATTTCAGCACGGTGGTCTTTAGCGTCCTGACGGTCTTTGTTCTTATTGATTTGATAAAGACCTTTGTTGATTACCGCGAACATGAAAGAATCAGACTCACATTCCTAACCGATGCTACAATTTTGATCGTAATGCGTGAGATTGCGGCTGGTATTTACGCCCAGAAGATAGAATATGAGTTCATCCTGAGCCTGTCCGTCTTGTTGATGGTATTAGGCGCAATCAGGATTATGGCTACGAAATATCCACCACATGATAGCTGTAGTGTAAGCGATAGCAGTGAGTGA